In Triticum urartu cultivar G1812 chromosome 6, Tu2.1, whole genome shotgun sequence, the following proteins share a genomic window:
- the LOC125516471 gene encoding uncharacterized protein LOC125516471 yields the protein MAPLIDDVTAEILLRLPPDETEHLFRAALVCKPWLRILCDPGFLRRYRAFHGAPPLLGLLHRLRVIDGDAPARFASTTSVPDFPHPSSDGRRTRPLDCRHGRVLVRMLEHDDMDYLVWDPITGDRHAVPAPDIEWLIESAAVLCAAEGCDHLDCHGGPFRVLFAATHDYEDTICASVYSSETGAWTEPVCLDNSCETFVKHMREGEAYRRCYTPYLHPKRGTLVGDAVYFTVRLGNAIVKYDLGKNSLSMIDPPPHTMYYIALMAMEENNSLGFAYIKDSSLYMWSRKVDTEGPAEWVQYRVIELEKTVPVAKQDEKPFVVGSAEGVGVIFVCTGAGLFMIKLSSGQLKKVDEPGVYFSVLPYMSFYTPASVCLLSQLVLVH from the exons ATGGCGCCGCTGATCGACGATGTCACCGCCGAGAtactcctccgcctcccgccGGACGAGACGGAGCACCTCTTCCGCGCGGCCCTCGTCTGCAAGCCGTGGCTCCGCATCCTCTGCGACCCGGGCTTCCTCCGCCGCTACCGCGCCTTCCACGGCGCCCCTCCCCTCCTCGGCCTCCTCCACAGGCTCAGGGTGATCGACGGGGACGCGCCCGCCCGCTTCGCCTCCACCACCTCCGTGCCGGACTTCCCCCACCCGAGCTCCGACGGCCGCCGCACGCGCCCCCTCGACTGCCGCCACGGCCGCGTCCTCGTCCGCATGCTGGAGCACGATGACATGGACTACCTCGTCTGGGACCCCATCACGGGCGACCGCCACGCCGTCCCCGCCCCGGACATCGAGTGGCTCATCGAGTCCGCGGCAGTGCTCTGCGCCGCCGAGGGCTGCGACCACCTCGACTGCCACGGCGGCCCCTTCCGCGTGCTCTTCGCCGCCACCCACGACTACGAGGACACCATATGCGCGAGCGTCTACTCGTCGGAGACAGGGGCATGGACCGAGCCGGTGTGTCTCGACAACAGTTGTGAAACCTTTGTAAAGCACATGCGAGAGGGAGAAGCATATAGACGCTGCTACACACCCTATCTCCACCCTAAGCGAGGCACCCTTGTCGGAGATGCAGTCTACTTCACAGTTCGGCTGGGTAATGCAATCGTCAAGTATGACTTGGGCAAGAACAGCTTATCCATGATTGACCCGCCGCCGCACACCATGTATTACATTGCCCTCATGGCGATGGAGGAGAACAATTCACTTGGCTTTGCCTACATTAAGGATTCCAGCCTCTATATGTGGTCAAGGAAGGTGGATACGGAAGGACCTGCAGAATGGGTGCAGTACAGGGTCATCGAACTGGAGAAAACGGTACCTGTTGCCAAACAAGATGAGAAACCATTTGTTGTTGGGTCTGCAGAGGGTGTGGGTGTCATCTTTGTTTGCACAGGTGCTGGCTTATTTATGATCAAGCTCAGCTCTGGGCAGCTTAAGAAGGTTGATGAGCCTGGGGTCTACTTTAGCGTCCTACCCTACATGAGCTTCTACACTCCAG CTTCTGTATGCTTGCTTAGTCAATTGGTTCTGGTTCATTAA